In Paenibacillus hexagrammi, the following are encoded in one genomic region:
- a CDS encoding metal-dependent hydrolase: MLRIEYHGHSCIQVSDGQHSIIIDPFLSDNPAASAKPESIKADYVLLTHAHADHIQDAASITKQNDATLIAIHELATYMSWQGIKTQDMNIGGKLSLGFAEIHMVPAFHSSGIILHDQKSIVYAGMPAGLVIKWNGTTILHAGDTNLFSDMKLIGDKHSIDLAFLPIGDLYTMGPEDAVTAAEWLKAKFVVPVHYNTFSLIEQDGNAFIEQLAGKGIKGKALRPGESIEL; the protein is encoded by the coding sequence ATGTTACGAATTGAATATCACGGACACTCTTGCATTCAAGTATCCGATGGACAGCATTCCATCATTATTGATCCGTTTCTGTCGGACAACCCAGCCGCATCGGCGAAGCCGGAATCGATCAAGGCGGATTATGTACTGCTAACGCATGCCCATGCAGATCACATTCAAGACGCAGCTTCGATTACCAAGCAAAATGACGCCACCCTCATCGCCATTCATGAATTAGCGACCTACATGAGCTGGCAGGGAATCAAAACACAGGACATGAATATCGGCGGCAAGCTCTCCTTAGGCTTCGCAGAGATACATATGGTACCAGCCTTTCACAGCTCGGGCATCATTCTTCACGATCAAAAGAGTATTGTCTATGCCGGGATGCCCGCCGGACTTGTGATCAAGTGGAATGGGACGACGATACTTCACGCAGGTGACACGAACCTGTTCTCCGATATGAAGTTAATTGGCGACAAGCATAGCATCGATCTTGCATTCCTGCCTATTGGAGATTTGTACACCATGGGTCCTGAGGATGCCGTTACAGCAGCAGAGTGGCTGAAGGCCAAATTCGTGGTCCCCGTCCACTACAACACCTTCTCTCTGATTGAGCAGGACGGCAATGCCTTCATCGAACAGCTTGCCGGTAAAGGGATCAAAGGTAAAGCGCTCCGCCCAGGCGAATCTATCGAGCTGTAG
- a CDS encoding methyl-accepting chemotaxis protein: MTITTHSSTQVLNSDAVLGALEHSLAMIEFDPQGKVLWANENFAKAMGYTTSEIKGMLHRQFCLQEYAESAEYKQLWDNLRHGIQFQEKIQRVTKVGKVIWLEATYTPVMLDGSVNAVLKVATDITSRLENSSAKVMEELKQMAGSLLGRAGEGIQRSKEVETAIGRIVKESNDNQQMYDALQKQADSIKGLIRTIRDIAAQTNLLALNAAIEAAHAGEFGRGFDIVAKEVRKLAGQVEGSTREVSSNIEGIHLQITQIGQGTSRSNLAIVDSQRLIEQALNEFSGIGEAARLLDSKASALVEML, encoded by the coding sequence ATGACAATAACAACACATAGTAGTACTCAAGTATTGAATAGCGATGCAGTTCTCGGTGCTCTGGAGCACAGTCTGGCCATGATTGAATTTGATCCACAAGGAAAGGTCCTTTGGGCAAATGAGAATTTCGCCAAAGCGATGGGCTACACGACATCGGAAATCAAGGGGATGCTGCATAGGCAATTTTGTTTACAAGAATACGCTGAAAGTGCTGAATATAAGCAATTATGGGATAATTTACGTCATGGTATTCAGTTTCAGGAAAAGATTCAGCGTGTGACGAAGGTGGGTAAGGTGATCTGGCTGGAGGCCACTTATACGCCTGTAATGTTGGACGGAAGCGTCAATGCTGTGCTGAAGGTTGCTACCGACATTACGAGCCGCCTTGAAAACAGCTCAGCAAAGGTGATGGAAGAGCTGAAGCAAATGGCCGGGAGTTTGCTCGGTCGCGCCGGCGAAGGGATTCAGCGCAGCAAGGAAGTAGAAACGGCCATTGGCAGAATTGTGAAGGAATCTAACGACAATCAGCAGATGTACGATGCTTTGCAGAAGCAGGCGGATTCTATCAAGGGTTTGATTCGCACCATTCGCGATATTGCAGCTCAAACCAATCTGCTCGCATTGAACGCAGCGATTGAAGCCGCGCATGCCGGTGAATTCGGTCGTGGATTCGATATTGTTGCTAAAGAGGTTCGTAAGCTGGCGGGTCAGGTAGAGGGATCTACCCGGGAGGTTAGCAGTAATATCGAGGGAATTCATTTGCAAATTACGCAAATTGGTCAGGGAACAAGTCGGTCGAATCTTGCCATCGTGGACAGTCAGCGCCTCATTGAACAAGCGTTGAATGAATTCAGTGGAATCGGTGAGGCAGCTAGACTCCTTGATTCGAAAGCAAGTGCTTTGGTGGAGATGCTATAA
- a CDS encoding lactonase family protein, which produces METNSRILAFIGSYADAAAPGLYACSYDTETGQLELLEQASGLQNPTFLTIDARSHKLYVLSEATDEEGKRCGAAATYEFHSETGQLTHLNTEKTVPATTCHIALDQTSQLAMVSSYHGGMVGVSPILPDGSLGVTSDIQQHEGSSLLPVQDRPRTHSVFVDRANRYVGVCDLGLDQIVMYKLDLESQRLISHGVTKVTPGSGPRHFALHRTLPYGYVINELNSTIIAFAYDEEKGQLTELQTVATLPEDYTGDNATADIHISPDGRFLYGSNRGHDSIVVFEIDSSSGKLSYVEHSSTLGGHPRNFGISPDGKFLLVANRDGNNIVTLARDGATGKLQPTGGELSVSKPVCIRFAE; this is translated from the coding sequence ATGGAAACAAATTCAAGAATTCTCGCTTTTATCGGTTCCTATGCTGATGCTGCTGCACCCGGTCTGTATGCGTGCAGCTATGATACAGAAACCGGACAGTTGGAGCTGCTAGAGCAGGCATCGGGCTTGCAGAACCCGACTTTTTTGACTATAGATGCTCGCAGCCATAAGCTTTATGTACTGTCTGAAGCGACGGACGAGGAAGGTAAGCGCTGCGGCGCTGCGGCGACCTACGAGTTTCATTCGGAGACGGGGCAGCTCACTCATTTGAACACGGAAAAGACTGTTCCTGCAACAACCTGCCATATCGCGCTGGATCAGACGTCCCAGCTTGCCATGGTGTCCAGCTATCATGGGGGAATGGTTGGCGTATCGCCTATTCTTCCCGATGGCAGCCTGGGAGTAACCTCGGATATTCAGCAGCATGAAGGGAGCAGCTTACTTCCGGTGCAAGACAGGCCTCGAACTCATTCCGTATTCGTCGATCGTGCCAATCGCTATGTAGGCGTGTGCGATCTTGGCCTCGATCAAATCGTCATGTACAAGCTCGACTTGGAGAGTCAGCGCTTGATCTCGCACGGTGTGACGAAAGTGACGCCGGGCTCAGGCCCGAGGCACTTTGCTCTGCATCGGACGCTGCCGTATGGATACGTCATCAATGAGCTCAACTCCACGATCATCGCGTTTGCTTATGATGAGGAGAAGGGGCAATTGACGGAACTCCAGACGGTTGCCACACTGCCGGAGGATTACACAGGCGACAATGCCACAGCGGATATCCATATCTCCCCGGACGGGCGGTTCTTGTACGGATCGAACCGTGGACATGATAGCATAGTCGTATTCGAGATCGATTCCTCTAGCGGCAAGCTCTCCTACGTCGAGCATTCATCGACACTTGGCGGACATCCCCGGAACTTCGGCATTTCCCCAGATGGCAAATTCCTGCTTGTCGCTAACCGCGATGGAAATAACATTGTCACCTTGGCAAGAGATGGTGCAACCGGAAAGCTGCAGCCGACAGGTGGAGAACTCAGCGTGTCCAAGCCTGTTTGTATCCGGTTTGCAGAGTAG
- a CDS encoding AraC family transcriptional regulator produces MTTDHFYQIIQDTICYIEKHLKTNLTLDTLSASLHVSKFHLHRLIRHSTGHPLMEYIRARKLSQSIDYLLNANWKIIDIAAEFGFEHEQSYIRSFKKQFGVTPASLRKQFQQITLTEKYDVSRLERVADGIVFEPAFVVKPGCLLVGKKNQIYVQENYEHHTANAAGLEFFSQIMPHVPDKVHEHLYIGLTHMVEDPSYTYYYPSTEVHSFEQQDLSLYRNVLAPHKYIVFTYVGDFHPAHLTFRQLEQIWNYIDAWMPQAGYDFSDPYYFEYIDESLARDDYCEVGLYIPISSNVSIHS; encoded by the coding sequence TATCAAATTATTCAAGATACCATCTGTTATATCGAAAAACATCTAAAAACGAACCTAACGCTTGATACGCTATCCGCATCGCTGCACGTATCTAAATTTCACCTGCATCGCTTAATTCGCCACTCCACAGGACATCCTCTCATGGAATACATACGGGCGAGAAAACTAAGCCAGAGCATCGACTATCTGCTGAATGCCAACTGGAAAATCATTGATATCGCGGCTGAATTCGGCTTTGAGCACGAGCAGTCCTATATTCGCTCCTTCAAAAAACAATTCGGCGTCACGCCGGCAAGCCTGCGTAAACAATTTCAACAAATCACGCTGACAGAAAAATATGACGTATCGAGGTTAGAACGAGTCGCAGACGGAATTGTTTTTGAACCTGCTTTTGTTGTAAAGCCTGGATGCTTATTAGTCGGTAAAAAGAACCAAATATATGTGCAGGAGAATTACGAACATCATACCGCGAACGCCGCAGGTCTCGAATTTTTTTCACAAATCATGCCCCATGTTCCCGATAAGGTCCATGAGCATCTCTATATCGGATTAACCCATATGGTCGAGGACCCCAGCTACACCTACTATTATCCTTCTACTGAAGTACATTCCTTTGAACAGCAGGACTTGAGCCTGTACCGGAATGTGCTTGCTCCGCACAAGTATATCGTCTTCACCTATGTCGGCGACTTTCATCCGGCTCATTTGACATTCCGCCAATTGGAGCAGATCTGGAATTATATCGATGCTTGGATGCCCCAAGCGGGGTACGACTTCTCCGATCCATATTATTTTGAATATATTGATGAATCCCTAGCGAGAGACGATTATTGCGAGGTCGGGCTCTACATTCCTATCTCAAGCAATGTGAGCATCCATTCATAG